The genome window tttgagTCCTTGGATCTGAAGATACACATTTTGGTTCAGAAACTGTTGAAACTTTTGTTTTGGCATCAGAACAGTTCCAAAGACCAAAAACTGGGCCTCAGATGACTGTAAAAACTTGGTAAAGTTGTGTAAACTGTTATTAAGAGTGAACGTTATATTCATAAGGTGCACAGACTGTATATGAGCAGGAGCAATATCTGAGTTCCCACCAAAACTTGCCCAAACAATCTCAGGCAGCCCCATTGAATGCAAGCgcacagattggctgtcacagctgtcaatcatggcagaaaatcaccttttttataatttaatcactcattaaaaccaaacttatcataaaaacaatcacaggGTGATGAGAAGGACCTTCAGCGTCAGAACgcatgtttggaaaaaaattatttggtgtgtattttgagtttttagtttggcctatgtcccattcactaacatggaggggcgggctttatgacctgtcCTGCAGCCGGACAGCAGGGGGCGATCGAGACCGAAAGGCTACACCTTCATCTTCTTATACTacttcttaaattatttttattgtcctctgttgcttttatttttttaattttctcagatGTATTAATTCAGTTCTTTTACTGCCACTTAAGatcttatttcttttattgctgtattcttgttgaccttttgttttgttcttgccTCTGGACTGTTTTAGCCCcttctctgtttggcatgtttgtcgatgttcatctttttattctccgagtttcttccttttctttgtctgtcaaagcactctgtaaaaactgttttaaaagatGCTATATAGAtaaagttattatcattatgatattattactttgggggaactgtcatgtcgtccatcgtTAGAAACAGTCTATGGCCCATCTGTAATGGGATGATCATGTTGCTCTTTGTTAGATGTCATAGTAGGTTGCTTTTTGCTAACGTGTTAGCGCCAACTACTTCACAAGTGTGACTATAATATTAAGATTCACAAAatctttgagttattttgttcTGAAGGAACAGTTATTAGACTTTTAGTACTTTAGACAGACATCAGATTTACCTCAAAGTATTCGTTGTCCACCATCTTCTGGGTTTCTATGGTGACCTTAGGTGTCAGGTAGTCGAGGGCCAGAGAGGCGATGCCATTAGAGGCCAGCAGCGCTGCACGGTACTCCACCAACTTTCCTCCACCCCCCCACAGGTCCAGGAGGCCGGGGAAAGGTCCTGGTcctaaaatatgtcaaaacaacaaaaacagttgacagaattgtatatttctgtgttCTCCAAGAAACTTCTGAAagtttcctgtcatttttctctctttttttcgaACCGTCACAGCTTTCTAACACTGAAGTTAGTAAACTTTGATTTCACGTCACATAAATGTCACGTGAGCTTCATCAACAGGACACCTCCCTACAGACTCTCCTCTGGTCCTACCTGAGGGCAGAAAGAGGGTCGCAGTGAGTCCGTCTTCTGTTACCGGGATCCTGCGGACGCCAGGCGCCATGTACCAGCGCTCAACAGCCACACCAGCCAGCGGCACCTCGTCCTCGAAGCCCTCTAGCCTGTGGCCCTGGTACACCAAGATTGTGACCTCCATGGGAGTCTGGATGTTCATCTTCCTCATCCTGAGTGATGATGGAGAGAGTTAGCTCTGACACTGATTGTTTTGGTATCATCTGAATATCTCTACCATTGTTGGTCTACCTGAGCCCAGGTTTGCTGCCTGGAACTGGTCTGAGGCTCCACAGTAGACCCATGGGTTCAACCCCAGAATAAGTCCCACCCAGACTGGGATCCtctgaaactgtaaaataaaagccAGGACAAAAAACTTTCTTTCTATTCAACTCCTTACTTCtaccaaaatgtgttttctgccattctCAAACATCACGACACCTACAACCACttctaaattttttttcctaaaagttTCTAAAGTCTTACCATTTACGGTCCCAGTGGCGTCGGCGATGTAGTGACCGAACGCGTCCCAACTGTGCCCGTCTTCACACTTGTGGAGGGCGCGGACGGTCAGCTGTGAACCAGGACAGACGTTCTGGACCAGGACAACAAACTTTTCATCCATGAGTCCTCTGGACGGGTGGACCGACAGCTTCAAACAACACTGTTTTCTGTCCATCCTGAActgaacagacaaatcaaataaacagaTAGGACAtataataaaaccaaaactttaAGACGGGACAGATGTGTATTCTCTTCTAATCTTTACCAGTTTCAGTTCAGCAATTTTCTATTGAGTTTTCCTGCACTTCTTATTCTTCTGTGAATAACTTTTTgctattgtgttttttactcttGGTCCTTCCAGTCCTGAGAACTTCATGTACACTAGATTTATTATAACTGTGTTGAACTTTCCACTGAGACTCGGCGCTAATCTTTCTCAGGCGGTACTTTAAAGCTTCCTGGCATGAGAGACAGTATAAATAATTCAACATGAATCCAGGTTTGTTTCTTTATCAGCAAGTTTTACGATACCTTTGGTCTTGTGGTACCTTTCCAAAAACCTCAAAGGACATCTCCTATCTTCGACACTTAACCCTTTACCCAACAgtttcatataataataataataataataataatgggtTTTCTACAATGGTAAAAGAGGCAGTAcaagactgtaaaaatactttacTACAAACAAAAGTTCTACTTAACAGAGAAATTCAGACCCTGTTTGTGATGATTATTAATATGCAAGTAGCATTTTCTTGTTGTAGTTGGTGGAGCTGGAGACAGTTTGTTAAGTTCTTCCTTTATCTTGACAACCTCGTCATCATAgccaagtggaaaaaaaaataaagaaaataaatacctAAACATagttaaaaatcaccaatttgctaagaggaaaaacaccaaaaactatcaaagaaaaaaatacctatttttaatttaagtttaaagaattttttttaagttttcgagaaaaaaactgccaaatgtttttaaaaattaccaatttttttttttttttttaaatcgccacaattttaaaagataaataattttgcaaaaattaccTTAACAACAATTAAGTTATACAATAACTAACTACTATcaaatactgatattttttaccATCACAATTtattaaagttaaaagaaaatttttcAGGATAAATAAGGTGCCTGTGtgcatgaaacataaaaaaacacagcatcaaAAAAGTTCATTAAAAAGGAGGACCCCCCTACAGAGGTCTGGACTAGTGCCCTTAAATCCCAGAGACACCCCTGGGCGGATGGTactgacacatactgtatgtgtgttataATAAATATGTGGTATTTGAATCAGACCGATGTTTGACGTGAAGATAGCTTTTACTAAATTATACACAGGGCTGCAAATA of Plectropomus leopardus isolate mb unplaced genomic scaffold, YSFRI_Pleo_2.0 unplaced_scaffold28634, whole genome shotgun sequence contains these proteins:
- the LOC121938149 gene encoding acyl-coenzyme A thioesterase 2, mitochondrial-like — encoded protein: MDRKQCCLKLSVHPSRGLMDEKFVVLVQNVCPGSQLTVRALHKCEDGHSWDAFGHYIADATGTVNVSEDPSLGGTYSGVEPMGLLWSLRPVPGSKPGLRMRKMNIQTPMEVTILVYQGHRLEGFEDEVPLAGVAVERWYMAPGVRRIPVTEDGLTATLFLPSGPGPFPGLLDLWGGGGKLVEYRAALLASNGIASLALDYLTPKVTIETQKMVDNEYFE